The following coding sequences are from one Coffea arabica cultivar ET-39 chromosome 11e, Coffea Arabica ET-39 HiFi, whole genome shotgun sequence window:
- the LOC113718151 gene encoding serine/threonine-protein kinase PBS1-like isoform X2, translating to MFSLLYHSNLVNLIGYCADGDQRLLVYEFMPLGSLEDHLHDLPPDKEPLDWNSRMKIAAGVVKDLEYLHDKANPPVIYRDFKSSNILLDEGFVPKLSDFGLAKLGPTGDKSHVSTRVMGTYGYRAPEYAMSGQLMVKSDVYNFGVVFLELITGQEHMDKREKEIQELRLLGASNEKAYAVFHNAGYLLQNVPGQSWRYS from the exons ATGTTCAGTCTTTTATATCATTCTAACCTTGTAAATTTAATCGGTTACTGTGCTGATGGGGACCAGAGGCTACTTGTCTATGAGTTCATGCCCTTGGGATCATTGGAAGATCATCTTCATG ATCTTCCACCTGATAAAGAACCATTAGATTGGAATTCAAGAATGAAGATAGCAGCAGGTGTGGTCAAGGATTTGGAGTATCTTCATGATAAAGCGAATCCTCCTGTCATTTATAGGGATTTCAAGTCATCTAACATATTACTGGATGAAGGGTTTGTTCCAAAGCTTTCAGACTTTGGGCTGGCGAAACTTGGTCCTACTGGAGACAAGTCGCATGTCTCCACAAGGGTCATGGGAACTTATGGTTATCGTGCTCCTGAGTATGCTATGAGTGGGCAATTGATGGTGAAATCTGATGTCTACAATTTTGGGGTTGTCTTCCTGGAACTTATCACTGGACAG GAACATATGGATAAGCGGGAGAAGGAGATTCAAGAACTACGGTTGCTTGGTGCATCAAATGAGAAGGCTTATGCTGTTTTTCACAATGCTGGATATCTACTTCAGAATGTTCCTGGTCAATCTTGGAG GTACAGCTGA
- the LOC113718151 gene encoding serine/threonine-protein kinase PBS1-like isoform X1 — MFSLLYHSNLVNLIGYCADGDQRLLVYEFMPLGSLEDHLHDLPPDKEPLDWNSRMKIAAGVVKDLEYLHDKANPPVIYRDFKSSNILLDEGFVPKLSDFGLAKLGPTGDKSHVSTRVMGTYGYRAPEYAMSGQLMVKSDVYNFGVVFLELITGQVSESLESDKSMLKDLNHEFEEKLIEHMDKREKEIQELRLLGASNEKAYAVFHNAGYLLQNVPGQSWRYS; from the exons ATGTTCAGTCTTTTATATCATTCTAACCTTGTAAATTTAATCGGTTACTGTGCTGATGGGGACCAGAGGCTACTTGTCTATGAGTTCATGCCCTTGGGATCATTGGAAGATCATCTTCATG ATCTTCCACCTGATAAAGAACCATTAGATTGGAATTCAAGAATGAAGATAGCAGCAGGTGTGGTCAAGGATTTGGAGTATCTTCATGATAAAGCGAATCCTCCTGTCATTTATAGGGATTTCAAGTCATCTAACATATTACTGGATGAAGGGTTTGTTCCAAAGCTTTCAGACTTTGGGCTGGCGAAACTTGGTCCTACTGGAGACAAGTCGCATGTCTCCACAAGGGTCATGGGAACTTATGGTTATCGTGCTCCTGAGTATGCTATGAGTGGGCAATTGATGGTGAAATCTGATGTCTACAATTTTGGGGTTGTCTTCCTGGAACTTATCACTGGACAG GTGTCTGAGTCACTGGAATCAGATAAGTCGATGCTGAAGGATCTTAATcatgaatttgaagaaaaattaatt GAACATATGGATAAGCGGGAGAAGGAGATTCAAGAACTACGGTTGCTTGGTGCATCAAATGAGAAGGCTTATGCTGTTTTTCACAATGCTGGATATCTACTTCAGAATGTTCCTGGTCAATCTTGGAG GTACAGCTGA
- the LOC113718934 gene encoding alanine--tRNA ligase-like: MEEDNKAKPPAKEANNTKRCRQEPRTTHVRGRRKPSRFKRSLRDWSRVALERSRVLAFALGGGGRRGISIRRGFAASPPPPLHQHLILKNSSSCSVSPSLLLSAMASQQPTTASDWPASRVRETFFNFFEGKNHVNWKSSAVVPLNDPTLLFANAGMNQFKPIFLGTVDPNTPLSKLTRACNTQKCIRAGGKHNDLDDVGKDTYHHTFFEMLGNWSFGDYFKTEAIEWAWELLTKIYGLPADQIYATYFGGDDKSGLPADFEARDLWLKFLPNKRVLPFGSKDNFWEMGDTGPCGPCAEIHFDRIGNRDAASLVNNDDPTLIEIWNLVFIQFNRESDGSLKPLPAKHVDTGLGFERLTSVLQNKMSNYDTDVFLPIFEAIQQATGARAYSGKIGADDADNVDMAYRVVADHIRTLSFAIADGACPGNEGREYVLRRILRRAVRYGTEVLKAKQGFFSGLVKVVVEVMGDVFPELQQHEVHISNTIAIEEASFGRTLVHGLEKFKKAAQDVQGNTLSGQDAFVLWDTYGFPLDLTQLMAEERGLAVDINGFNIAMNEARERSRNAQNKQAGIGIIMDADATTALHKKGVVATNDTFKYTWFQDHESEIKAIYGENEFFESASGDVRVGIILESTSFYAEQGGQIYDTGFLEGPSGLFKVSDVQVFGGFVVHVGSFCGETDRFSIGDRVVCKVDYDRRSLLAPNHTCTHMLNFALREVLGNHVDQKGSIVLPEKLRFDFSHGKPVKPEELRKIETIVNEQIKAEMDVFSKEAKLDDAKRINGLRAVFGEVYPDPVRIVAIGQSVEDLLADPENQNWLSISAELCGGTHISNTREAKAFTLLSEEGIAKGIRRITAVTTVSALNAMELASLIEHEVNETFKSEGALLEQRVTKLNGRVEGAVIPTVKKADLKAKLSLLQNHIIKAKKKIAEENTQNAVKVALEEAEVSSSDGKAYCLTHVNVGGDTAAIREAVLKVTEQKGMAIMVISKDDAANKVVVCAGVPEKNDQYKQLNAKEWLRVALEPLSGKGGGKGCLAQGQGSGISHVSEAMDIAASFATLKLNQ; the protein is encoded by the exons ATGGAAGAAGACAACAAAGCTAAACCACCAGCGAAAGAGGCGAACAACACAAAACGATGTCGTCAGGAACCACGCACAACGCACGTGAGAGGACGACGAAAACCATCCAG GTTCAAACGGAGCCTGAGAGACTGGTCAAGAGTAGCGCTGGAGAGGAGCCGAGTCCTTGCGTTTGCTTTAGGCGGCGGTGGCAGAAGAGGAATAAGCATTAGAAGAGGATTCGCtgcttctcctcctcctcctctgcaTCAGCATCTTATTCTAAAaaattcttcttcttgttcagTTTCCCCATCACTACTACTCTCGGCCATGGCTTCCCAGCAGCCGACGACAGCATCGGATTGGCCGGCCAGCAGGGTCAGAGAGACTTTCTTTAACTTCTTCGAGGGCAAAAATCATGTCAACTGGAAATCCAGCGCCGTCGTTCCTCTCAATGACCCGACCCTTCTTTTCGCGAATGCTG GTATGAATCAATTCAAGCCTATCTTTCTGGGCACGGTAGACCCAAACACTCCCTTGAGCAAACTCACCCGTGCATGCAACACGCAGAAGTGCATTCGGGCTGGTGGTAAACACAATGATCTTGACGACGTTGGCAAGGACACCTACCACCATACTTTCTTTGAAATGCTTGGCAATTGGTCATTCGGGGACTATTTTAAAACCGAAGCTATTGAATGGGCTTGGGAGCTACTCACCAAG ATCTATGGGCTACCTGCTGACCAAATATATGCAACTTATTTTGGTGGTGATGATAAATCTGGTCTTCCGGCTGATTTTGAAGCAAGGGATCTCTGGCTCAAGTTTCTTCCAAACAAACGAGTTCTGCCTTTTGGTTCTAAA GACAATTTTTGGGAGATGGGTGATACTGGGCCTTGTGGACCTTGCGCAGAGATACACTTTGATAGGATTGGTAATCGCGATGCTGCTTCACTTGTCAACAACGATGATCCAACCCTTATTGAGATATGGAACCTTGTCTTTATTCAG TTTAACAGGGAAAGTGATGGCTCTTTGAAACCTTTACCTGCAAAACATGTTGATACTGGATTGGGTTTTGAACGATTAACGTCCGTCCTCCAGAACAAGATGAGCAATTATGATACTGACGTGTTCTTACCAATCTTTGAGGCCATTCAACAG GCGACTGGTGCTAGAGCATACTCCGGGAAAATTGGAGCTGATGATGCTGACAATGTGGACATGGCATACAGGGTTGTGGCTGACCATATCAGAACTCTATCATTTGCCATTGCTGATGGTGCTTGTCCAG GTAATGAGGGTCGTGAGTATGTACTGAGACGGATTCTTCGACGAGCAGTTCGTTATGGTACTGAAGTACTCAAAGCCAAACAAGGTTTTTTCAGTGG TTTGGTAAAGGTTGTTGTCGAAGTGATGGGTGATGTTTTTCCAGAGCTGCAGCAGCATGAAGTGCACATTAGCAATACGATTGCAATTGAAGAAGCCAGTTTTGGCAGGACCCTTGTTCAC GGACTTGAAAAGTTTAAGAAGGCTGCTCAAGATGTTCAAGGAAATACCTTGAGTGGACAG GATGCATTTGTGTTATGGGACACTTATGGCTTTCCATTAGATCTTACTCAG TTGATGGCTGAAGAAAGAGGCTTGGCAGTTGACATCAATGGTTTTaacatagccatgaatgaagcAAGGGAAAGATCAAGAAATGCTCAGAATAAG CAAGCTGGTATTGGTATCATAATGGATGCTGATGCTACCACAGCTTTGCACAAGAAAGGGGTTGTTGCAACAAATGACACATTCAAGTATACATGGTTTCAG GACCATGAAAGTGAGATAAAAGCTATTTATGGAGAGAATGAGTTCTTTGAAAGTGCTTCTGGTGATGTTAGAGTTGGTATCATTCTTGAATCTACAAGCTTTTATGCAGAGCAAGGTGGTCAG ATATATGATACTGGATTTCTTGAAGGCCCTTCAGGGTTGTTCAAAGTTAGTGATGTGCAAGTCTTTGGAGGATTTGTTGTTCATGTTGGTTCTTTCTGTGGAGAGACTGATAGATTCAGCATTGGTGATAGAGTTGTTTGTAAG GTTGATTATGACAGGCGTTCCCTTCTTGCTCCCAACCACACATGTACACACATGCTAAATTTTGCTCTGAGG GAAGTACTTGGAAACCATGTCGATCAGAAAGGTTCTATTGTTCTTCCTGAAAAACTAagattcgacttttctcatg GTAAGCCTGTAAAGCCTGAGGAACTTAGAAAAATTGAAACCATTGTGAATGAACAAATTAAAGCAGAAATGGATGTATTCTCAAAGGAGGCAAAATTAGATGATGCAAAGCGCATCAATGGTTTACGAGCAGTTTTTGGAGAA GTTTACCCTGACCCAGTCAGAATAGTTGCCATTGGACAAAGTGTGGAAGATCTGCTGGCAGATCCAGAGAATCAAAATTGGTTATCAATATCCGCGGAGCTCTGTGGAG GGACCCATATTTCAAACACTCGAGAGGCCAAAGCTTTTACTCTTTTGTCTGAAGAAGGAATTGCCAAGGGAATTCGTAGAATAACTGCTGTCACCACAGTTTCTGCATTGAATGCTATGGAATTGGCTTCTTTAATTGAGCATGAAGTAAATGAAACATTTAAGTCTGAAGGAGCCTTACTGGAACAG AGAGTCACTAAATTGAATGGTCGTGTAGAAGGTGCTGTTATTCCAACAGTGAAGAAGGCTGATCTCAAGGCCAAACTTTCTCTACTTCAG AATCACATCATTAAAGCCAAAAAGAAGATTGCTGAAGAAAATACCCAGAATGCTGTTAAAGTTGCATTAGAGGAGGCAGAAGTTTCTTCGTCTGATGGAAAGGCCTACTGCCTAACTCATGTCAATGTTGGTGGAGATACTGCTGCAATCCGTGAAGCAGTTCTTAAAGTGACAGAACAGAAG GGCATGGCTATTATGGTCATCAGTAAAGATGATGCTGCAAACAAGGTTGTGGTGTGCGCTGGGGTTCCAGAGAAAAATGATCAGTACAAGCAGCTGAATGCTAAGGAGTGGCTAAGGGTTGCTTTGGAGCCTTTGAGTGGAAAAGGAGGAGGAAAGGGTTGTCTTGCTCAAGGGCAG GGATCTGGCATATCGCACGTGTCGGAAGCTATGGACATTGCAGCTTCTTTTGCTACATTGAAGCTTAATCAATAG